A stretch of DNA from Sebastes fasciatus isolate fSebFas1 chromosome 16, fSebFas1.pri, whole genome shotgun sequence:
CTCTATCATATGAAATAACGCCAGCCTCATCGTTGAATAAGTGTCATGTAGAACTAGCAGCAGAGAGCTCATAACATTAACAAGGATATCTCCTAGTCAATGTATTTCATTGTCCAAAGGTtctaaatttgatatccagagggTATTAGTATAGCAGCAAGAAACTATTtgtaatgtaaagatatagaggagtaatgtctacctgagcagaggttgAAGctactctccctctgtgtgtgttataatcagagtttctctgtgctttgtttacctAGCCGGGTGTGCTTTTAGTGcgtgttcgtgcatgtgagtgtgcctgaactggctagctcacagcaccgctctgcactgcgctcatacggcggttacagctaaTAACACCATCCAGAACCACGGCGTAGTCGCGGAAGCGTAGCCCCGACCCTCCGGTTCTCCCTCAGGTTAACGCGGTCATCTCTGTCAGCGCTTTCGCcattatttgcactgttgcGCTCGCCGTCCGCCATgctgagaggcaatagaaatgctcaaGATCTTGTGTTGagctactttatttattaatgtatggATCTTCCAGTTTGACCTAGTGTGCAGTGATGAGTGGAAACAGCCGCTCACCGCCACAGTTTTCTACCTCGGAGTTTTTTCTGGATCCTTCTTCTCAGGACAGCTCTCAGACAGGTACTGAAAACACCACCTCCATGggatacacagtatatacaaatgcatttattttaaacCTGTAGTTACCTTTTTGAATAccctttatactgtatattagtaaCTGACTAATTACTGATTTGACACTTAGAGcatcattttatattatatgGGAAAATAGTAATTGGGGGGGTATGCTGCGATTTTCTAAAAAGAATCTACTAATTCACAGTGattttcgaatagtatttttgcttggaatgcacatcccaaGTTTATACTTCATTTAGCCTTAGAATACTGTATAACATTTTGTGGACATTTGTATCCAAATTATTGTAAAGTGCATGttcttcatatttcatattggTTTATTCAACTTCTCTCATAGATTTGGAAGAAAACctgttctttttgcaaccatGGCAGTTCAGACGGTTTTTACCTTTATTCAGGTCTTCTCTACGTCTTGGATTATGTTcaccatcctcctcttcttcaatGGTTTGGGACAGATGTCCAACTTTATAGCTGCTTTAGTGCTGGGTACATATAAACATCACATTCATTTTACACATTTGTCAGATTTGGAATAAATGTAGATAGTGCAATAAGTTTGTTAAAAATACCGTACATATCTACTTGCCTTTCACTTGTTCACCACATGACcctctctttgtgtttctttatcTCTGTGTGCAGGCATGGAGATCTTTAATAGCAATACGCGAGTCCTTTACGCATCCCTGGGCTCATGTTTAGCCTATGTCATTGGCTACATGATGCTGCCTCTCTTCGCTTACTTTTTAAGGGACTGGAAATCTCTCCTGTTGGCTTTGTCTTTGCCTGGCCTGGCCTACGTTCCCCTCTGGTGGTAGGTTGCACTCACTACAAGAAAGCATACGATGAATTACCATaaagtttatgtttttttgtcttttaccaGGGGTGAGTTTAGagtatttgtatatttgttgtaatgaaaaatattgaaacCAACGAGAAAAGCCTTGACTGTGTTAAAAATGGTAGACTGACTTAAAATCTaatcaaatttatttctattgcacatttaaaacaaagtgctgatcaaagtgctttacaaacaGGCAGAATAAAGCAGGTCAAGAGAGCtgacaacaaaaacatgtatatatgcAGATCAGATCAATCAAGATCAAATTGGTGAGCGATGCAGAagctaataaaataatttagtaGTCACAAGTTAACGGGGACCTATTTTGCTTTTGTgcgttttccctttcctttagtgtgttatatatatatatatatatatatatatatatatatatatatatatatatatatagtatattccTTATATATTAGGGCGGTCAATcaactaaaatatttaatcgcgattaatcacatgattgtccatggttaatcacgattaatcacactttttctatctgttcaaaatgatcCTTGaaggagattagtcaagtatttaatactcttatcaatataggagtgggcaaatatacttgctttatgcaacatgtacgtatatatttaattttggaaatcaattaacaacacaaaacgatgacaaatattgtccagaaaccctcacaggtactgcatttagcataaaaaatatgctcaaatcataacatggcaaactgcagcccaacaggcaacaacagctgtcagtgtgtcagtgtgctgacttgataggacttgccccaaactgcatgtgattatcataaagtgggcatgtctgtaaaggggagactcgtgggtaccaatagaacccattttcattcacatatctggagttCAGAGGTCTAAATTGACTGCATGTCCCTGTAATCTGCATCCACATAAAAGACATTTTACGATTTGGCTATATGATTTTAGACTTTCAAAAAAGGACACATCCTTCTTAATGATAAAGCTTTTTCCCTATAGAAGTATTATAACTTGTATTCACCGTCTTTATTGCTTTGTCTTTTACGCCCCTCTGATTCAGCCTGaatgtttttgtctctgttgTGTAATGAGGCAGGCTCATCCCAGAGTCTCCTCGGTGGCTGCTCTCTCAGGGAAGAGTGGAGGAGGCTGAGGCCATAATGAGAAAGGCTGCAAAGTGGAACAAAGTTAAGGCTCCGAGTGTCATCTTTCAGGATTACAGTGTAAATTGACTTGTTGATGCATGTTGTTGGCACTCACTATAAACAACTACCTTATGTTATCACTGTACGATATGTTGTAAACAGTGGAGGTTATTAATGTTACTAGATTTATCTAGTCATTTCAAAAGCAAAATTATTGTATTCTGTCTATGCAAATCGGTCAAAATCATCTAGCATCAGAATagacacatttgtatttatgtctgaaaaaacatgtttattggtattttcattttttgttttcaaacaTCCCTAGGATATTAGGCTATTGAGATGGAAAGACACAACAAACAGAGGGTGAGACTTGCATTTATGTATCTTGCAGGTTAATAAAACAAAGTCACACTCTAAAGAACACTACAATGTCTTCGACCTGCTGAGGACCAGAAGCATCAGAATCACAACTCTCATTCTCTGCCTGCTGCTGTGAGTAAACAGCTTTCAATCACCATAAACTCACAATGCGATTTTTCTGCGATATTAACAGATACTAAGATGTCTGAGAGGGCTCATCGCACTAGAACTCAAGAAAACACATTGAAATGGACAAAACACAATTGACCCCTCGTTAAGCCCCTCCCTAGAACGGCAACTGTCTAATCCTAAACTAGCAATCGTAACTAGGCGCAGGAGGCCTGTCGAGCTTTCAGCGGTGTGTATGGAACCTGCAAGTCCGACAGCCGATGTCCTCAAAGTTTAGAGGGGAGTGTCGTATATTTTTGCTTTTCCgaagcaaaaaaacacaagacaagCAATGTCAGACATGGATTAAACAGTGTGGAAGACTGTTTTAAAGACGATTTTAATGGCCTCTTCATTCACAATACTCTATATTAGCCTATACTGTGAATGTAGCTCTAAAATGCACATTTGTAGTCCTTTCTGTCTACTGTCCAGTAATGTACTATTATTTACTTTGGAATATCTCTCAGTGATATCGTTGAAAACACCTTATTAACATGGCTGGTGCGAAAGCTTGACAGGCCGAGCAACAGTAACCAAGAGGGAGGGGCTTAGCAAAGGGTGAATTACATAAAGAGAAGGTCTTCACCAATTTCAGAACACATATGCAACATACAGGAAtatgctgcaaatacagaaaacagGCAAATACAGAGGGGACGCTGCAAGTTGGTCTAAGCTTTCCACCTTAAATATTCTGAATAAAATCATTGATTTTGGGAACTGCTTATCTGACTGCCTTCTGTACAACATTGGCATCTCCCAAGGTTCTGTATTAGGCCCTCTTCTGTTTAGTTTCCTTATAAACGACACACATTAAGCAAACATCTCTGCTTTATGTCTGTATCTTTGTCTTGCCCAGGTTCACTACGAATACTGGATACTTTGGTCTGTCCCTGAACACATCTCAACTCCATGCTGACCCCTACTTGAGCTGCTTCATCTCAGCAGCTGTAGAGGTACCAGCGTACATTTCCAGCTGGCTGGCTCTGCGATACCTTCCACGAAGACTTTCTGTCACCGGTACCTTGCTCCTTGGAGGAGCGTCACTGTTCTTCATTCAGCTGGTGCCTCAAagtaagcagaaaaaaaaaatatgctaggACTGTATTCACAGAGATTATTGATGCAAAGTGATGGTTCCTGTGGTGAAActcagaaatatttttttttaaagagcttgtctctttaaaaaaaaaaaatgaatctgtTCACCAAGCATCTTAATATTTAACACTGTTGTGTTGAGGAACTGCTGCAATTAGGGAGTATCTTATATCAAACTCATAGTGACATGTAGGGGAGTGggaacaatttatttatttatcacaattttattttttttaaatagattttttaatgccagaatcgatatatttgcttcagttgagtctatgtggaggtagaaggaagttactactttttttgttgtggtcTGAGTAACCTCATATCCGTTACTCATTTCCTTATCCTCTAGGTCAACCAACTCTCTCTCTTGCGCTGGAGATGTTGGCCAAATATGCTATtaccacttctctctctctgatgctcGCCTACATTGCAGAGCTTTACCCAACAGTCCTGAGGAACACAGCAACGGGGATATGCACTATGGTTGGCAGAATGGGAGTCTGCATTGCACCAATTTTGTTAAAGCTCAGTGAGTAACTTGGGTTTACATGATAATTATTGAcattagtttgacattttatttattaaacagcTGCACTGATGCGCTCATGTGTGCACGTTTTGATGCCATGCACACACTCATAAATTCACACAAGTAAATGCATGCACAGCACCCAgacttttctcctcctcttctcattttttaggCGTATACCTATTATATCTTCCTTATATTATAATGGGGACTCTCGCTGTTGGGTCTGCCTTTGCTGGTCTCTTCCTGCCAGAGACTCTTGGAAAACCTCTACCTGAAACTATACAACAGATGCATAAGAGAGAAAGGTAGGTTGCTTAAGAAATACACCTTTGTTATGAAGCTTCTCCTGTACCAAACTCATTTTTATATACTAAATTATAATGGATGGTTGATATATTTAATAACTATGGGGAATCCATTCAACTGAATTCAAATTTTTAAGCATCATTTTACTTTCTGTTATACTGTTGAATGTGTTCCTTTTTATTTAGCATCcctataataattataataattattttaggGTTTGGActattggttggacaaaacaagtatTCCTgaatttttacaaaccaaaGAACCAATCCATTAAGTGAGAAactaatcagcagattaatccctaatgaaagtaatcattagtagaataatattaatgtaatgatttgatatataacaatataatagtCACAGGGGCCcctactttaaaggtgctattgatatcACTggtaacattcagccactagatgtagcattctccctcccccgttccgtagcattcacttcacaacaagttgttgccaggcacttactgtcaatctcacagagataccacatgaAGCCAACGTTGCTTTACTATTGGCTGAAAAGCCTTGTtggaagtgggaaccaaatgtccgatatcttccacagagataaccaaaacattcattttggacccaccaaatttttttaaatgatgaattcacaatcataataatcgTTTTCAGGAAAagtcatacttttattcggcacctctCTTAAAgctctgtagatgtattatttaaaaaaaaataaatgtgacacataaaaatgttatcaataagactttTGAATTGAGTATTTTAACAGTGTGGTATAAGTACTTTCAcctaagtaaaggatctgaatacttcctccactatTGGCtggatttttaaataaattcacCAAATAAACTTGGAAGGTGTTTATAACTAGTTTCTGTTgcctccaagtggccaaaagaaaatcttttttttcaggtgcAAGGATTATTTTAAGACCTTTACTAAGTGGTTAGCTCTATAATCATACAGTATGAAGGTCCTGAGTTCAAATTCACAGACCCAGTCCTTTCTGTAAATCATGTATGAAACATGTTTTAAGTGGATGTGCTAATGTGACAGCAGCCACTGCAGTGAATGCAGCTGCttgtgatgatgataataaagtcaataGCAGCAAAGGAATACTTAtatttcttctcttatatttgCCCTGTCTGCAGAACACTACAACctgtaatgttttgtttgtttgtcttttctccTTATAACAGGATAAAGTGTCCATGCATCACTGGAAAAGAAACCCCAATACCCGTGGTACTCCGGGACACTATGATTATCTAGCAATTTACTGATGTAGGTTATGTTGATATTGCTTTTGAATGTCattactactgttaatacttatttatattttcattatatttaaGGTGTCTTAAATAAGAATAAGTTATTCATCAATAGTTTTCCATTTtaatacatttgaaaacattACTGTTCTCTTTTCTAAGACATCAGAATCTAAAATTGAAATTGTCAAATTAAATCTTGGGAGTTCTACATGTGGCCGttttcaatgattttttttgtctcgctctgtttttgtttcatgttgACATTTGCACGTACATGTATGTGTTATCTTAAATGGCGAAGATGAATACAAAATATTCGCTAAAAGCTGTTGATAAAGgtgtttcagttaaaaaacagtCGGGCAGTCTCACGACTCAAATAACCATGTTACAAAATGTAATTTGGTTACATAAATAAGATATAAATACATCTTTTAA
This window harbors:
- the LOC141753052 gene encoding organic cation/carnitine transporter 2-like isoform X2 — protein: MQDYDETTAFLGQWGRFQQVVFFMLCASIVPNGFGAFTLVFVGDVPSHHCGDPDFNLTEDWRKTIIPIKVVDGKQELSRCSRYRLDVVRNLSAQGLIPGRDVNLTDLEQESCVDGWSYSKDIYQSTIVSEFDLVCSDEWKQPLTATVFYLGVFSGSFFSGQLSDRFGRKPVLFATMAVQTVFTFIQVFSTSWIMFTILLFFNGLGQMSNFIAALVLGMEIFNSNTRVLYASLGSCLAYVIGYMMLPLFAYFLRDWKSLLLALSLPGLAYVPLWWLIPESPRWLLSQGRVEEAEAIMRKAAKWNKVKAPSVIFQDYSVNKTKSHSKEHYNVFDLLRTRSIRITTLILCLLLFTTNTGYFGLSLNTSQLHADPYLSCFISAAVEVPAYISSWLALRYLPRRLSVTGTLLLGGASLFFIQLVPQSQPTLSLALEMLAKYAITTSLSLMLAYIAELYPTVLRNTATGICTMVGRMGVCIAPILLKLSVYLLYLPYIIMGTLAVGSAFAGLFLPETLGKPLPETIQQMHKRER
- the LOC141753052 gene encoding organic cation/carnitine transporter 2-like isoform X1, with amino-acid sequence MQDYDETTAFLGQWGRFQQVVFFMLCASIVPNGFGAFTLVFVGDVPSHHCGDPDFNLTEDWRKTIIPIKVVDGKQELSRCSRYRLDVVRNLSAQGLIPGRDVNLTDLEQESCVDGWSYSKDIYQSTIVSEFDLVCSDEWKQPLTATVFYLGVFSGSFFSGQLSDRFGRKPVLFATMAVQTVFTFIQVFSTSWIMFTILLFFNGLGQMSNFIAALVLGMEIFNSNTRVLYASLGSCLAYVIGYMMLPLFAYFLRDWKSLLLALSLPGLAYVPLWWLIPESPRWLLSQGRVEEAEAIMRKAAKWNKVKAPSVIFQDYSVNKTKSHSKEHYNVFDLLRTRSIRITTLILCLLLFTTNTGYFGLSLNTSQLHADPYLSCFISAAVEVPAYISSWLALRYLPRRLSVTGTLLLGGASLFFIQLVPQSQPTLSLALEMLAKYAITTSLSLMLAYIAELYPTVLRNTATGICTMVGRMGVCIAPILLKLSVYLLYLPYIIMGTLAVGSAFAGLFLPETLGKPLPETIQQMHKRERIKCPCITGKETPIPVVLRDTMII